The window ACGTCGCCGCGCAGATACGCCCTGATCCACACTTGACCATCAGTAAAGGCGCCGTTGGTGCCGTCCGCAGCCACGCGGCTGGCTTCGATCACCAGGCGGGTGCGCAGACCAACACCCATAGCGGAGTAATCCCCGATGAGAACATCGGAGCATCCGTTCGGGGTGCCACCTTGCGCGAGGTCAATGGACACTTGGTTGCTAACCAGCTTTTTCAGGCCAGCCCAAGACGGGGGGGCCGTCAGTGGGGCGTTGGTGGTGCCTTCTTTCAACTGGTCAAGCTGTTTCGCCGTTCGCGGCGCGTAAATGGCCACCGTGGGCGTGATGTTGTTCTCGACAACGGTAAAGTACCCGTCCGAGAGCTTGTCGTAACTGGCGATAGTCGCGCCGTCCGCGGCCATCAGGACTTCGGGGACGACGGTGTTGGCGTAGATACTGAGTCCCTTGGGTTCCGGGGCCACGCCAGAGCCGTACAGCCCAACGCGGTCCATCTCCAGGGCGAGCACCTGCCCAAGCGCGTTTTCGATGACGCTGTGAGCATTCGGGGCGTCTTCGATAAGCTCGATGGAGCACTTCACCAGGGCCGCGAGCTTGCGGGCCGTGAACGTCACCGCCTCGAATTCTCCGTCGCTCGCCGTAATGGTCGTATTTTCCGCCGTCCACGCTGCCGTGGGGTCCGTCTTCAAGCGGGCCATTTTCAGCGTTGCGGCATCCATCGGAATGATTACCGCGCCGGCCTGAAAGATAGCCGCCTTGTTGCGCATGGCGTCGATAACGCCCGCCGAAAGCGGAGTCGGGACCATTGCGCCGCCGGCGCCTACGGTTCCCTCGGCCATCGCGCGCTGTTCCCCCTCGGCGCCGTCCCAGTTGCCGGTGACGTATCCGCGAATGAACTTACCGAGGCTGAGTCCGTCGTACTCGGCGGGGTAGGTGCCGCGCACATGGTCGGCCATGCGCACTTCGCCGGTGATGATACGGGGGTCACCGCTCGGGGTGATGCTGGAACGCTTCATTCCGGTGCCGGGGTGCCCCACGAGCCGGGTCATGTCCTCCTGGAGGTCGCGTACCTGGTCATGGCGGCCAATGGTAGCCAGCAGCGCATCAGTCTTTTCCTTGAGCCCGTCGACGTCTCGCTGCTCAGCCGTGGTGAGGCTGCGCTTTTCCCCAATGGCGGTATCCAGAATGCTTGTGGCGGTTTTGATGTAGGCGTTCGCCTTCTCGCGTATTTCACGAATCGTTGACATAGTATTGCTCCAGTTCTCTGTTGGTTAATTGCGGCCTGCACCGCTGCACGCGCACACCGCCGCCATGCTTGGCTATCGGAGGTTTGCGTACGGGCCAGTTGCGCTCCGCCTGGCGCGCTTCCGGTCCACTGGAGTGGGGGTTAAGGTATCTCCGTTCCGACGTCTGCCGGGTTGCAGATACCTGTTAAATGTAGCCGCTCTGCGCCCTTTCCAGGGCCAGTTGCGGGTTAAGACGCATAGGCCGCGGTCGGGGCCTTAAGTTCGCGCCGGATGTTCTCGTAGACTTCCTTTATCACGGGGTCTAGTGCGCGCGCTTCTTCAAACAGGGAGTCTACAGACCGCTTTTCTTCGGCCGTCATGCCCTTGCCGGTCATGACCGCGCCATCCACGATTTCGGCCGCGCTCTGCACCTTGAAGGCGCGCGCCGCGAGAATTTGGCGCAGGCTTCCGCCAGGTCCGGACAGGCGCCCCGATCTGACGTGCTGTATCAACTCCTCGGTAGGCAGGCTGCCGTATCCGTTTGAATAATCAGTTGCCATCTTTCCTTACCTCCTGGTAATTGCGGCTTTTCGTTGGTGGTTCACGGAGGCTCAAAATTGATCCCATGGGTTCGCCTCGTCGGGTTCATGCGGGGGTTTGATCCCCAGGCGCGCCCGGGCGGCCGGCGTGGCGCCGATCTGGTTTCCCCAGGCAATCGCGTCACGAGAGAACCGCGCCACCAGCTTTGCGTCGTCGTTTCGCGTGGCATCCCGCGCACCGTCGATACAGGCCACGTAAAAAGCAATGGCGTGACCGACGATCCGCTGCAATGGCACGTCCGCGGCTTCCAGGTCGCAGAGAACCGCGTCCCAGGTGGCATACGATGAAGGCGACAGCCACGATGGCCGCTCGGGGGTTACGCTCCGCGGCTTGGTTGGCCGAGCGCCCCTGCGCCTCTCCTGTTGGCCGCGCCTTGAATTTGGGTTCCGCAATGGTCCTCGACTTCCCATGTGGTTCACTCCAGGATTTCGGTCAGAATTTGGAAAACTGGTCACACGCGCACGAGCCTTCCCACGCGGTCTACGGTGGCGCTTGCTACACTTCCGACCACCCCCGTGTGTTATCAACAACTTACGAGCATCGGCAGCCTCAGTCCCGCGCCCGCGCCTCGGGCCGGTCGTGGTCGATCTCGGGCGCCCACTTCAGCCGCCCGGCGAACAACGGCCCGGCCTCCGCATCCGCTGGTCGCGCGTTGGTCTCCACAAGCACCAGGCTTGCCCACTTCTGCATCACGCCGGGGTACTTCACTGGATCGGACGCGACGATGCGCGCGGCCTCTTTATTGCCAGCGCGGTACCGCTCTGCGATCCGTTGTTTGACTGTCACAATCCACCCCCAAATAATGTTTCACGCGGATGTTTCGCAGTTCGCCACCTACCCTACGGTGGCGAGCAAGGTGGCGAACTAAAATCGGTGGCGTTTTAGAGCAGCGGCGAATACCCGTAAATGCTTACCTTTGTTCCTGTTCGCCAGTTCGCCGCTACCCCTCGGCGCGACTGCCAAACTGGCGTTTTAAGTCAGTTCGCCACCACCCACACCCCTATAAGGGGTGGGGTGGCGAGCTAACGCTGGCGCCTAATCAGCGAGCACCCAATCAGGAGCATCTTCGGTCTCCACTGCCGCCACGGAGTACCGCCGCATGTTCTTCGCGCCGGTCTCGAACCGGATAGATCCCGCCAGAACGCCATCACCCAGGAACCGCCGGGCCACATTACGCCCCAGGTTGTGCTTGCTTGCCAAGTCCTCGAACGCCTTGCCGGTCACGCCCGGATTCAATCGAAGCAACGCCGTCATTTGCTCTGTAACGGTCTGCCTCGCGTTGTGCTCATCGCATCGCGTGAACCGCCCGCCCGCGTAGTCATACATGATCTGCCCCGCGTGCCCGAATCGGTTCTTGAACGGGCGCAGCGCCATTTTGTCGAGTTGCCCGTCACCGAAGTTCGTGACGTGGTAACCCGAGTCAATGGCCGCCTTGAAGTCGCTGGAGCCGCGGTAGTCCTTCGCCGTGTCTGCCTTGCCGTCGTGATGAATTACGACCACGGTTGCCCCGAGGTCAGCCAACCGCCGGCATCGGTGCATGAAGGCGCGGGTTTCGCCCGCGTCGTTCTGATCCACTGGGCCGAAAGCCGAGAACGAATCCACCACCACCAGCGGCTTAGGGTCACAGGTGCGCACCCAGTCCATCACGGCCGGCGCATCCGGTTGCGGCGCCTCTTGCGCCAGCCAGCCACCCCAGAAGCGTATCCGGTCGCCATCGATCATCCCGAGCCGCTCTAGCCGGTCCGCTATCGCGCTCAAGGGGTTCTCTCGGTCCAGGAAAAGCACGGGTACACTCACGTCGCGCGTCCATGCCGTCGCCAGCGTACTCTTACCCG is drawn from Clostridia bacterium and contains these coding sequences:
- a CDS encoding DnaB-like helicase N-terminal domain-containing protein, yielding MSQAIERTLPCSVETEKLVLGSILLDGLTYPTVAAGVAADDFSIEAHRRIFRRITDLYTRGEAVDRLTLYEELKRHHEVESCGGLGYLVSLDDGLPKILNLESYVRILAEKAALRRVIFACQNIASRAGVSGENAAEIITAAQEAFSSIGPRGQKVPTVAEIPSVRDCGSTDIEYIRHPELPRGAVVALTGDSGSGKSTLATAWTRDVSVPVLFLDRENPLSAIADRLERLGMIDGDRIRFWGGWLAQEAPQPDAPAVMDWVRTCDPKPLVVVDSFSAFGPVDQNDAGETRAFMHRCRRLADLGATVVVIHHDGKADTAKDYRGSSDFKAAIDSGYHVTNFGDGQLDKMALRPFKNRFGHAGQIMYDYAGGRFTRCDEHNARQTVTEQMTALLRLNPGVTGKAFEDLASKHNLGRNVARRFLGDGVLAGSIRFETGAKNMRRYSVAAVETEDAPDWVLAD
- a CDS encoding phage major capsid protein; the protein is MSTIREIREKANAYIKTATSILDTAIGEKRSLTTAEQRDVDGLKEKTDALLATIGRHDQVRDLQEDMTRLVGHPGTGMKRSSITPSGDPRIITGEVRMADHVRGTYPAEYDGLSLGKFIRGYVTGNWDGAEGEQRAMAEGTVGAGGAMVPTPLSAGVIDAMRNKAAIFQAGAVIIPMDAATLKMARLKTDPTAAWTAENTTITASDGEFEAVTFTARKLAALVKCSIELIEDAPNAHSVIENALGQVLALEMDRVGLYGSGVAPEPKGLSIYANTVVPEVLMAADGATIASYDKLSDGYFTVVENNITPTVAIYAPRTAKQLDQLKEGTTNAPLTAPPSWAGLKKLVSNQVSIDLAQGGTPNGCSDVLIGDYSAMGVGLRTRLVIEASRVAADGTNGAFTDGQVWIRAYLRGDVQLLRPKAFCVVRGLKA